In the genome of Monodelphis domestica isolate mMonDom1 chromosome 2, mMonDom1.pri, whole genome shotgun sequence, one region contains:
- the COPZ2 gene encoding coatomer subunit zeta-2 isoform X1 yields the protein MQRPEAWPRPHPGEGAATEAAAAARGGMAPGAGATEPPGLRLQEPSLYTVKAVFILDNDGHRLLAKYYDDTFPSIKEQKAFEKNVFNKTNRTDSEIAFFGGMTIVYKSSIDLFLYVVGSSQENELMLMSVLTCLFDSLNHVLRRNIEKRSLVENMDGAFLVVDEIVDGGVILENDPQQVIQKVNFRVDDSGLSEQSVAQVLQSAKEQIKWSLLK from the exons ATGCAGCGGCCCGAGGCCTGGCCACGTCCGCACCCAGGGGAGGGGGCCGCAacggaggcggcggcggcggcccggGGGGGAATGGCGCCGGGGGCCGGGGCCACGGAGCCCCCGGGGCTGCGG TTGCAGGAACCATCTCTCTACACTGTCAAAGCAGTTTTCATCCTGGATAATGATGGACATCGGCTTCTGGCCAAG tATTATGACGACACATTCCCCTCCATAAAGGAGCAGAAGGCCTTTGAGAAAAATGTCTTCAACAAGACCAATAGGACTGATA GTGAGATTGCCTTTTTTGGGGGCATGACCATTGTCTACAAGAGCAGCATTGACCTTTTCCTGTATGTCGTAGGCTCATCCCAGGAGAATGAG CTGATGCTCATGTCTGTCCTCACCTGCCTGTTTGATTCCCTGAACCATGTGTTACG GAGGAACATAGAGAAACGCTCATTGGTGGAGAACATGGATGGAGCCTTCCTGGTGGTGGATGAGATTGTGGATGGAGG TGTAATCCTGGAGAATGATCCCCAGCAGGTGATCCAGAAAGTAAACTTCAGG GTAGATGACAGCGGCCTGTCTGAGCAGAGTGTGGCCCAG GTTCTACAGTCTGCCAAGGAGCAAATTAAGTGGTCTTTACTAAAGTGA
- the COPZ2 gene encoding coatomer subunit zeta-2 isoform X2, protein MQRPEAWPRPHPGEGAATEAAAAARGGMAPGAGATEPPGLRLQEPSLYTVKAVFILDNDGHRLLAKYYDDTFPSIKEQKAFEKNVFNKTNRTDSEIAFFGGMTIVYKSSIDLFLYVVGSSQENELMLMSVLTCLFDSLNHVLRRNIEKRSLVENMDGAFLVVDEIVDGGVILENDPQQVIQKVNFRYPLPRRLEPSFPRHSGP, encoded by the exons ATGCAGCGGCCCGAGGCCTGGCCACGTCCGCACCCAGGGGAGGGGGCCGCAacggaggcggcggcggcggcccggGGGGGAATGGCGCCGGGGGCCGGGGCCACGGAGCCCCCGGGGCTGCGG TTGCAGGAACCATCTCTCTACACTGTCAAAGCAGTTTTCATCCTGGATAATGATGGACATCGGCTTCTGGCCAAG tATTATGACGACACATTCCCCTCCATAAAGGAGCAGAAGGCCTTTGAGAAAAATGTCTTCAACAAGACCAATAGGACTGATA GTGAGATTGCCTTTTTTGGGGGCATGACCATTGTCTACAAGAGCAGCATTGACCTTTTCCTGTATGTCGTAGGCTCATCCCAGGAGAATGAG CTGATGCTCATGTCTGTCCTCACCTGCCTGTTTGATTCCCTGAACCATGTGTTACG GAGGAACATAGAGAAACGCTCATTGGTGGAGAACATGGATGGAGCCTTCCTGGTGGTGGATGAGATTGTGGATGGAGG TGTAATCCTGGAGAATGATCCCCAGCAGGTGATCCAGAAAGTAAACTTCAGG TACCCACTACCAAGAAGGCTGGAGCCTTCCTTCCCGAGGCATTCTGGTCCTTGA
- the COPZ2 gene encoding coatomer subunit zeta-2 isoform X3 gives MQRPEAWPRPHPGEGAATEAAAAARGGMAPGAGATEPPGLRLQEPSLYTVKAVFILDNDGHRLLAKYYDDTFPSIKEQKAFEKNVFNKTNRTDSEIAFFGGMTIVYKSSIDLFLYVVGSSQENELMLMSVLTCLFDSLNHVLRRNIEKRSLVENMDGAFLVVDEIVDGGVILENDPQQVIQKVNFRVLQSAKEQIKWSLLK, from the exons ATGCAGCGGCCCGAGGCCTGGCCACGTCCGCACCCAGGGGAGGGGGCCGCAacggaggcggcggcggcggcccggGGGGGAATGGCGCCGGGGGCCGGGGCCACGGAGCCCCCGGGGCTGCGG TTGCAGGAACCATCTCTCTACACTGTCAAAGCAGTTTTCATCCTGGATAATGATGGACATCGGCTTCTGGCCAAG tATTATGACGACACATTCCCCTCCATAAAGGAGCAGAAGGCCTTTGAGAAAAATGTCTTCAACAAGACCAATAGGACTGATA GTGAGATTGCCTTTTTTGGGGGCATGACCATTGTCTACAAGAGCAGCATTGACCTTTTCCTGTATGTCGTAGGCTCATCCCAGGAGAATGAG CTGATGCTCATGTCTGTCCTCACCTGCCTGTTTGATTCCCTGAACCATGTGTTACG GAGGAACATAGAGAAACGCTCATTGGTGGAGAACATGGATGGAGCCTTCCTGGTGGTGGATGAGATTGTGGATGGAGG TGTAATCCTGGAGAATGATCCCCAGCAGGTGATCCAGAAAGTAAACTTCAGG GTTCTACAGTCTGCCAAGGAGCAAATTAAGTGGTCTTTACTAAAGTGA